The following are encoded in a window of Pyrenophora tritici-repentis strain M4 chromosome 6, whole genome shotgun sequence genomic DNA:
- a CDS encoding SacC, Beta-fructosidase (levanase-invertase): MKITSPILVSLAGLTSSHIIPRQGSIDYNVAPPNLSTLANVSLFNTWRPKAHVLPTYGQIGDPCMHYTDPKTGIFHVGYLHNGASGATTSNLVTYTDLNPNSEPFIRAGGLNDPLYVFDGSVIERGINGTPTLLYTSVSYLPIQWTVRYTKGSETQSLAVATDGGRNFTKSNIGPVIPSPPFAVNVTGFRDPYVFQNTQVDSLLGKREGTWYTVISGGVHGKGPSLFLYAQYDDEDADLFQTWEYLGEWWHEQANTTWTEEGWAGRWGFNFEVANYFALDKHGANPKGETFVTVGAEWSYTPIIPQVSDNRDMLWAAGKQTLVDGKLTFEPTMAGRLDSGRSAYAAAGKVLPADSQASWSSGAPDRFITYVWLTGDFYGTAKQFPTAQQNWTGSLLLPRELSVGYLNVVDNELSREKGSWRIDCENSDGTLTLATLHQKIAREPYAAFTKNATGTITQSGGRVSQTTKFKTSPKSKHYMLSASLTFPSRSESLKAGFNILTGARESTPIYYQFSNESFIVDRSNSSAAAATTSGIANDNETGKFRLFDVAGGNGTQVETLDLTIVVDGGVVEVHANNRFALSTWLRSWYADSTGIEFFVEGGEVTFSEVKVWEGLVDAWPQRKSVVQSA; this comes from the exons ATGAAGATCACATCACCAATTTTGGTGTCTCTTGCAGGACTAACGTCAAGCCATATCATTCCTCGTCAAGGATCAATCGATTATAACGTTGCTCCGCCAAACCTTTCCACGCTAGCTAATGTCTCTTTATTCAACACATGGCGACCAAAAGCGCACGTTCTTCCGACATATGGTCAGATAG GCGACCCATGCATGCACTATACTGACCCCAAAACCGGCATCTTCCACGTAGGATACCTCCACAACGGCGCATCAGGTGCAACAACAAGCAACCTAGTTACCTACACAGATTTGAATCCCAACTCTGAGCCCTTCATCCGCGCAGGCGGCCTCAATGACCCCCTCTATGTGTTCGACGGTAGTGTAATTGAGCGCGGAATTAACGGTACACCTACACTACTCTACACCAGCGTGAGCTACCTACCCATTCAATGGACCGTCCGTTATACCAAAGGAAGCGAAACCCAATCCCTCGCCGTGGCCACAGACGGAGGAAGGAACTTTACCAAGTCCAACATTGGCCCCGTAATCCCTAGCCCTCCATTTGCCGTAAACGTCACGGGATTCAGAGACCCGTATGTTTTCCAAAACACACAAGTCGACAGCCTGTTGGGAAAGCGGGAGGGGACCTGGTATACCGTCATTTCCGGCGGTGTGCATGGCAAAGGCCCAAGCTTGTTCCTGTATGCTCAATACGACGATGAAGATGCCGATCTGTTCCAGACATGGGAGTATCTGGGCGAATGGTGGCATGAGCAGGCAAACACGACGTGGACTGAAGAGGGCTGGGCCGGACGTTGGGGCTTCAACTTCGAAGTTGCAAACTACTTTGCTCTGGACAAGCACGGTGCTAACCCCAAGGGTGAAACTTTCGTCACCGTGGGTGCAGAGTGGAGTTATACGCCAATCATCCCGCAAGTCTCAGACAACAGAGACATGCTCTGGGCCGCTGGAAAGCAAACCCTCGTCGACGGAAAACTGACATTCGAGCCCACCATGGCTGGAAGACTAGATTCCGGACGCTCCGCGTACGCAGCTGCTGGCAAAGTCCTGCCCGCGGACTCGCAAGCTAGCTGGTCAAGCGGCGCACCCGATCGCTTCATCACGTACGTATGGCTAACAGGCGACTTCTACGGAACCGCAAAACAATTCCCCACCGCACAGCAAAACTGGACCGGCTCCCTGCTTCTCCCCCGCGAACTCAGCGTCGGCTACCTAAACGTCGTCGACAACGAACTTTCGCGGGAAAAGGGCTCGTGGAGAATCGACTGCGAGAACAGTGACGGTACTCTCACACTAGCGACATTGCACCAGAAGATCGCGCGGGAACCTTATGCTGCGTTTACGAAGAACGCGACTGGCACTATCACACAATCTGGTGGAAGAGTTTCCCAGACCACGAAGTTTAAGACAAGTCCAAAGTCGAAGCATTACATGTTGTCCGCCAGTTTGACTTTCCCATCACGCTCAGAGTCGCTGAAAGCTGGCTTCAATATCCTCACAGGCGCACGTGAATCCACACCTATTTACTACCAATTCTCCAACGAAAGCTTCATCGTCGATCGCTCAAATTCTTctgcggcggcggcgacTACATCTGGTATCGCCAATGACAATGAGACTGGAAAGTTCCGCTTGTTTGATGTTGCTGGCGGCAATGGAACGCAGGTTGAGACGTTGGATTTGACCATTGTGGTAGATGGCGGCGTTGTGGAAGTTCATGCTAATAATCGGTTTGCGTTGAGCACTTGGTTACGGAGCTGGTATGCGGATAGCACCGGTATTGAGTTCTTTGTGGAGGGTGGTGAGGTTACTTTCAGCGAGGTCAAGGTTTGGGAGGGTCTTGTTGATGCATGGCCGCAGCGGAAGAGCGTCGTTCAAA